A genomic segment from Dendropsophus ebraccatus isolate aDenEbr1 chromosome 7, aDenEbr1.pat, whole genome shotgun sequence encodes:
- the LOC138797070 gene encoding microsomal glutathione S-transferase 2-like, with amino-acid sequence MGEESDAILIGIVTLLSACQHGYYARLVGRSRMKHKIMPPAITGHPEFERTFRAQQNCVEFFPIFLAVLWIAGLFFYEEVAAALGVLYIFARHLYFKGYVTAAQGRLPGFYLSLASLFTLLAVATLGLTNAFLKKYLDVNISKRVHRMF; translated from the exons ATGGGGGAAGAATCTGACGCTATCCTGATCGGCATTGTCACCCTTCTGTCTGCTTGTCAGCATG GATACTACGCCAGGCTTGTGGGGAGATCCAGAATGAAACATAAGATAATGCCTCCTGCGATCACCGGCCATCCAGAGTTTGAGAGGACATTCCGCGCCCA acagaactgtgtggagtTCTTCCCAATATTTCTGGCGGTTTTGTGGATTGCCGGCTTATTCTTCTATGAAG AAGTGGCGGCAGCCTTGGGCGTACTCTACATCTTTGCACGTCATCTCTACTTCAAAGGTTACGTGACAGCCGCTCAGGGGCG ACTCCCTGGATTTTACCTCAGCCTCGCCTCATTGTTCACGTTGCTTGCGGTAGCCACACTTGGGCTGACCAACGCCTTTCTAAAAAAATACCTGGATGTGAACATTTCTAAGCGGGTCCATCGTATGTTCTAA